Proteins from a single region of Pseudopedobacter saltans DSM 12145:
- a CDS encoding MotA/TolQ/ExbB proton channel family protein, which yields MSNAPKPTTAKKETSGGSSIFAGLAIVICIAIAWGIFLFVMGNPANFEGGDNANHPLEGNYLGMIYKGGIVVPFLIGMFLMVIVFSIERFFVISKAAGKGNVDAFVKKVQSFLSSGNIDSAISECDKQKGSVAAVIKSGLLKYKEVESDTVMNTEQKCLAIQKDIEEATALEMPMLEQNLTVVSTLVSIGTLVGLLGTVVGMIKAFAALATAGAPDQAALANGISEALINTATGIGTSTLAIISYNFFTSKIDSLTYSIDEAGFSIVQTYASTHR from the coding sequence ATGTCAAACGCACCAAAACCAACTACAGCTAAGAAAGAGACCTCTGGAGGTTCTAGTATTTTTGCAGGATTAGCTATTGTAATTTGTATCGCTATCGCATGGGGTATATTCTTATTCGTTATGGGTAACCCAGCAAACTTTGAGGGTGGAGATAACGCAAATCACCCGTTAGAAGGTAACTATTTAGGTATGATCTATAAAGGGGGTATCGTTGTACCTTTCTTGATAGGCATGTTTTTAATGGTTATTGTTTTCTCAATCGAGCGTTTCTTTGTTATTAGCAAAGCTGCTGGTAAAGGAAATGTAGATGCATTCGTGAAAAAAGTACAAAGTTTCTTATCTTCTGGCAATATCGATAGCGCTATTTCTGAGTGTGATAAACAAAAAGGATCGGTAGCAGCAGTTATTAAATCAGGCCTTTTGAAATATAAAGAAGTTGAGTCTGATACAGTAATGAATACAGAGCAGAAATGTTTAGCTATTCAAAAAGATATCGAAGAAGCCACAGCATTAGAAATGCCGATGTTAGAGCAAAACTTAACAGTTGTTTCAACATTAGTTTCTATCGGTACGTTAGTAGGTCTACTAGGAACGGTCGTAGGTATGATTAAAGCGTTTGCGGCGTTAGCAACGGCAGGTGCTCCTGACCAGGCTGCATTAGCAAACGGTATCTCTGAGGCTCTTATCAATACCGCTACAGGTATCGGTACTTCAACTTTAGCGATCATCTCTTACAACTTCTTTACCTCTAAAATTGACTCTTTGACATATTCTATTGACGAAGCTGGTTTCTCAATCGTACAAACTTACGCTTCTACACATAGATAA
- a CDS encoding NADH-quinone oxidoreductase subunit B: protein MSDIKMANAPAGVEGSGFFATTLDQVIGLARSHSLWPLPFATSCCGIEFMATMGAHYDFSRFGSERPSFSPRQADLLMVMGTIAKKMAPVLKQVYTQMAEPRWVIAVGACASSGGIFDTYSVLQGIDEIIPVDVYVPGCPPRPEGIIDGFNKIQELVKNESSRRRNSPEYQQLLESYGIQ from the coding sequence ATGAGCGATATAAAAATGGCTAATGCGCCTGCTGGAGTAGAGGGATCTGGTTTTTTTGCCACAACATTAGATCAGGTAATTGGATTGGCGCGATCACACTCTTTGTGGCCCTTACCTTTTGCAACTTCTTGTTGTGGAATAGAGTTCATGGCAACAATGGGAGCGCATTACGACTTTTCACGATTTGGTTCAGAAAGACCTTCGTTTTCGCCAAGGCAAGCTGATTTGCTAATGGTTATGGGAACTATTGCAAAGAAAATGGCTCCGGTATTGAAACAGGTTTATACACAAATGGCGGAACCCCGTTGGGTTATCGCTGTTGGGGCTTGTGCTTCTAGTGGAGGAATATTCGATACTTATTCTGTGTTGCAGGGTATAGACGAAATTATTCCCGTCGATGTTTATGTGCCTGGATGTCCTCCGAGACCAGAAGGAATTATAGATGGATTTAATAAAATTCAGGAATTAGTTAAAAATGAGTCTTCTAGAAGAAGGAATTCTCCGGAATACCAGCAATTGTTAGAAAGTTACGGAATTCAATAA
- a CDS encoding NADH-quinone oxidoreductase subunit D, protein MGKFITEITPNRPVFTDDDPQIELHTLNLGPTHPATHGVFQNVLQMDGERIVSGVSTIGYIHRAFEKIAEHRPFYQITPLTDRLNYCSSPINNMGWHMTVEKLLDIKMPKRVDYMRVIVMELSRISDHIICNGILGVDTGAFSGFLYLMEKREEIYEIYEEICGARLTTNIGRIGGFERNFNDIAFDKIRKFVKSFPPVLEEFETLFNRNRIFIERTSGVAAVDPETALSYSWSGPILRATGVDYDVRANEPYSSYEDFDFEIPVGTTGDVYDRFLVRNEEMKQSIRIIEQALEKIAKEPKDIFHADVPDFYLPPKEQVYNNMEALIYHFKIVMGEVETPKTEVYHAVEGGNGELGFYLINDGGRTPYRLHFRRPSFINYQMYAPMSRGMQLADAIINMSSLNVIAGELDA, encoded by the coding sequence ATGGGAAAGTTTATTACAGAGATTACTCCAAACCGTCCGGTATTTACAGATGATGATCCTCAGATTGAGTTGCATACATTAAACCTAGGGCCCACGCATCCTGCAACACACGGTGTTTTTCAAAACGTATTGCAAATGGATGGCGAGCGGATTGTCAGTGGCGTATCAACTATAGGTTATATACATAGGGCTTTTGAAAAGATTGCGGAACATCGTCCTTTTTATCAGATAACACCACTTACAGATAGATTGAATTACTGTTCATCTCCTATTAACAATATGGGATGGCACATGACGGTTGAAAAACTGTTAGATATAAAGATGCCTAAACGTGTAGATTATATGCGTGTGATTGTGATGGAATTAAGTAGAATTTCAGATCATATTATATGCAATGGAATCTTGGGAGTAGATACAGGTGCTTTTTCGGGATTTTTATATTTGATGGAAAAGAGGGAGGAAATTTATGAAATCTACGAAGAAATTTGCGGTGCCAGGTTGACGACAAATATTGGCAGAATTGGTGGGTTTGAAAGAAATTTTAATGATATCGCGTTCGATAAAATTAGAAAATTTGTTAAATCCTTCCCTCCTGTTCTAGAAGAATTCGAGACTTTATTTAATAGAAATAGAATTTTTATTGAAAGAACCTCCGGAGTTGCGGCAGTTGATCCCGAAACGGCTTTAAGTTATAGCTGGAGCGGGCCTATATTAAGAGCGACAGGAGTCGATTATGATGTGAGAGCAAATGAACCTTATTCGTCATACGAAGATTTTGACTTTGAAATACCGGTAGGAACTACGGGCGATGTTTACGATCGATTTTTGGTTCGTAACGAAGAAATGAAGCAGAGTATCCGAATCATCGAACAAGCCTTGGAGAAAATTGCAAAAGAACCTAAAGATATTTTCCATGCTGATGTTCCGGACTTCTATTTACCGCCAAAAGAACAGGTTTATAATAATATGGAGGCGCTAATCTATCACTTTAAAATTGTGATGGGAGAAGTTGAGACGCCAAAAACAGAAGTTTATCACGCTGTAGAGGGTGGTAACGGAGAGCTGGGATTCTATTTAATTAACGATGGAGGAAGAACCCCCTATCGTTTACACTTTAGACGACCAAGCTTCATAAACTATCAGATGTATGCCCCAATGAGTCGGGGAATGCAACTGGCAGACGCAATTATAAATATGTCTAGCTTAAATGTTATCGCAGGAGAATTAGATGCTTAA
- a CDS encoding ExbD/TolR family protein, with protein sequence MPKVKIKRKSTLIDMTAMCDVASLLLTFFILTATARQPEPLPVDIPSSTVTIKLPDTDISTLTVGQGKVFFGVVGQDVRINMLQRIGEKYGIEFTEQEKLRFSLIESFGVPVANLKEFIAMSGNDRNKVQQPGIPRDSTNNELDQWILQARYATKELHNQDLRFSIKGDSKEEYPVIRDVIDILQSQKINKFSLITSLEGLDR encoded by the coding sequence ATGCCAAAAGTAAAAATTAAAAGAAAAAGCACTCTGATTGACATGACCGCAATGTGTGACGTGGCATCGTTGTTGCTTACTTTCTTTATATTGACGGCTACTGCCAGACAGCCAGAACCGCTGCCTGTAGATATTCCTTCTTCTACTGTTACTATTAAATTACCCGATACAGACATTTCTACACTTACTGTAGGTCAAGGAAAAGTTTTCTTCGGTGTTGTAGGTCAGGATGTGAGAATCAATATGCTACAAAGAATCGGTGAGAAATACGGAATTGAATTCACCGAGCAAGAAAAATTACGTTTTTCTTTGATTGAATCTTTTGGAGTTCCTGTTGCCAACCTAAAAGAGTTTATAGCAATGTCAGGAAATGATAGAAATAAGGTACAACAGCCTGGTATTCCTAGAGATTCGACAAATAACGAGTTGGATCAATGGATTCTTCAAGCAAGATATGCTACAAAAGAGTTGCACAATCAAGATTTGAGATTCTCAATCAAAGGAGATTCGAAAGAAGAGTATCCTGTGATTAGAGACGTAATCGACATCTTGCAAAGTCAGAAAATTAATAAGTTTAGTTTAATCACTTCTTTAGAAGGCTTAGATAGATAA
- a CDS encoding energy transducer TonB translates to MPKLDILTRNWIDIVFEGRNKEYGAYELRKNNAKNTNKAILIGGLLFIAAFAAPMISKLLKGTDSEADQQQKIKETEVVLATPPPVDKELPPPPPPVEPPPPRVDQVRFPPPVVKPDEQVVEEEPPTIKDLEKADPGQKTLKGDPNAQIQIENPHYGEGPVNQVVTEDTNEVFTNVEVFPEFPGGIEAFYKFLNKTLVYPPMSKENNIQGRVTVNFVVEKDGSLTDIKVLRGVPGGDDLGQEAIRVLKKSPKWKPGVQNGRPVRVSYSVPVMFALQQ, encoded by the coding sequence ATGCCAAAGCTGGATATTTTAACTCGCAATTGGATAGACATAGTCTTTGAAGGTCGTAATAAAGAGTACGGTGCTTACGAATTGCGTAAGAACAATGCTAAGAACACCAACAAAGCTATTTTAATTGGCGGGTTATTGTTTATAGCTGCTTTTGCTGCTCCTATGATAAGTAAACTTCTTAAGGGCACAGATAGTGAAGCAGATCAGCAACAAAAAATAAAGGAGACAGAGGTCGTTTTAGCAACACCTCCTCCTGTAGATAAGGAGCTTCCTCCTCCACCTCCGCCGGTGGAGCCACCTCCACCACGCGTGGATCAAGTGAGGTTCCCACCTCCGGTAGTAAAACCGGATGAACAGGTTGTGGAAGAAGAACCGCCAACAATTAAAGATTTGGAAAAAGCGGACCCTGGTCAAAAAACATTAAAAGGAGATCCGAATGCACAAATTCAAATTGAGAACCCTCATTATGGAGAAGGTCCGGTTAATCAGGTGGTAACAGAAGATACAAATGAAGTGTTTACTAACGTGGAAGTTTTTCCTGAATTCCCAGGAGGTATTGAAGCTTTCTACAAGTTTCTAAACAAAACGTTAGTTTATCCTCCAATGTCAAAAGAAAACAACATCCAAGGAAGGGTAACAGTTAACTTTGTTGTTGAAAAAGACGGATCTTTAACTGATATTAAGGTTTTAAGAGGTGTCCCTGGTGGAGATGACTTAGGTCAGGAAGCTATCAGAGTATTGAAAAAATCCCCGAAATGGAAACCAGGAGTTCAAAATGGTAGACCAGTTAGGGTTTCTTACTCAGTACCAGTAATGTTTGCTTTACAACAATAA
- a CDS encoding NADH-quinone oxidoreductase subunit C has product MAKISNQQVIARLESRFASEISNIEEPYGLLTFETERSTILELLSFLKNDEELSFNYLTDLTAVHYPERNLALGVVYHLHSFKNNVRVRIKTFLPVSDPTIPTVTDLWNGANWMERETFDFFGIQFIGHPDLRRILNVDDMTVFPMRKEYPLEDPNRVDKKDYFFGR; this is encoded by the coding sequence ATGGCAAAAATCTCAAATCAACAAGTAATAGCGCGTTTGGAAAGTCGATTTGCTTCTGAAATTTCGAATATTGAAGAGCCTTATGGCTTGTTAACTTTCGAAACCGAGAGAAGTACAATTTTGGAGCTTCTTTCCTTTCTTAAGAACGACGAAGAATTAAGCTTTAATTACTTAACAGATCTTACCGCTGTTCATTATCCAGAGCGAAACTTAGCATTGGGTGTAGTATATCATTTACATAGTTTTAAAAATAACGTTAGGGTAAGAATTAAGACGTTTTTACCTGTCTCTGATCCAACTATTCCAACGGTGACAGATTTATGGAATGGAGCGAACTGGATGGAGCGGGAAACGTTTGATTTTTTTGGAATCCAATTTATTGGCCATCCTGATTTGAGAAGAATATTAAACGTAGATGATATGACGGTTTTTCCAATGAGGAAGGAATATCCGTTGGAAGATCCGAACAGAGTTGATAAGAAAGACTATTTTTTTGGACGTTAA
- a CDS encoding ExbD/TolR family protein, which produces MAQLDTSGGGKKDGGKVRTKKKSTNVDLTAMVDLMFLLITFFMLTTTLAKPQAMDMFMPDKDEKNPDETLDVKASRTMTILLAENDKIVWYMGVAGDNPPTVDNYGKNGIRKALIENNDKIVATTGDPAKGLMVIVKPTDKSNYKNFVDILDEIKIAGVPSYGIVNKIEPAEINLLKDQGVY; this is translated from the coding sequence ATGGCACAATTAGATACCTCGGGTGGTGGTAAAAAAGACGGCGGAAAGGTAAGGACCAAGAAGAAGTCTACTAACGTGGATTTAACCGCGATGGTTGACTTAATGTTCTTGTTAATTACTTTCTTTATGTTGACTACCACGCTTGCTAAACCGCAAGCCATGGATATGTTCATGCCAGATAAAGATGAAAAAAATCCTGATGAAACTCTAGATGTTAAAGCTTCTAGAACAATGACTATTCTTTTAGCTGAAAACGATAAGATTGTTTGGTATATGGGTGTTGCCGGAGATAATCCTCCAACGGTAGACAACTATGGGAAAAATGGTATCCGTAAAGCTCTTATAGAGAATAATGATAAAATTGTTGCTACTACTGGAGATCCTGCAAAAGGATTAATGGTTATTGTAAAGCCAACAGATAAATCAAACTATAAGAACTTCGTTGATATTTTAGATGAAATCAAGATAGCAGGAGTTCCTTCCTATGGTATCGTAAATAAAATCGAACCAGCGGAAATCAATCTCCTTAAGGATCAGGGAGTTTATTAA
- a CDS encoding NADH-quinone oxidoreductase subunit NuoE family protein, with protein MLKVEETQPVEFSSELVSKFDEIVRRYPEGKQKSALLPVLHEVQAVYGWLSSSAMDRVAEYLKISPIEVYEVATFYTMYFLKPQGKFTLEVCRTGPCCLVGAEKLLNYIGEKLGVEEGEITPDGLFSYRGVECLAACGFGPVLQIGPEYTFYENLTIESVDKLIDDLKAKAGKS; from the coding sequence ATGCTTAAAGTTGAAGAAACACAACCAGTGGAGTTTTCTAGCGAACTGGTATCAAAATTTGATGAAATTGTAAGGCGCTATCCGGAAGGGAAACAAAAGTCCGCTTTATTACCTGTCCTTCATGAGGTCCAGGCAGTTTACGGGTGGTTGAGTTCTTCCGCTATGGATAGGGTTGCCGAATATTTAAAAATATCTCCAATAGAAGTATACGAAGTAGCAACATTTTATACAATGTACTTCTTGAAACCTCAGGGAAAATTCACTTTAGAGGTTTGCAGAACTGGACCTTGTTGCTTGGTTGGAGCAGAAAAATTATTGAACTATATAGGTGAAAAACTAGGTGTCGAAGAAGGCGAAATAACTCCCGACGGATTATTTAGTTACAGAGGAGTAGAATGTTTAGCTGCATGTGGCTTTGGTCCTGTTTTACAAATAGGTCCAGAATACACATTCTATGAAAACCTGACAATAGAATCTGTAGATAAGCTAATTGATGACTTAAAAGCGAAAGCCGGTAAATCTTAA
- a CDS encoding NADH-quinone oxidoreductase subunit A encodes MENLSTPVDYLPIVIQLAVALGFVILTMTITHLIGPKRKTTDVKLTPFESGIESIGNARQPFSIKYFIVAIMFVIFDIEVIFMYPWAVNFREFGINGLIEMFIFMGTLLLGFIYILKKKVLEWND; translated from the coding sequence ATGGAAAATCTAAGTACACCAGTAGATTATTTGCCGATTGTAATCCAACTTGCCGTTGCTTTAGGCTTTGTCATTTTGACGATGACAATAACCCACTTAATAGGACCTAAAAGAAAAACAACCGACGTAAAATTAACTCCTTTCGAATCAGGAATTGAATCGATAGGGAATGCAAGACAACCATTCTCAATTAAATATTTTATCGTAGCTATTATGTTTGTTATTTTCGATATTGAAGTAATATTCATGTACCCTTGGGCGGTAAACTTTAGAGAATTCGGAATAAATGGTTTAATAGAAATGTTCATCTTTATGGGAACATTATTACTTGGGTTTATCTATATCCTTAAAAAGAAAGTTCTGGAGTGGAACGATTAA
- the nuoF gene encoding NADH-quinone oxidoreductase subunit NuoF, translating into MGRKLLLEHINVPGINTFAVYKEKGGYRAVEKALKTMSPDDVVEEVKKSGLRGRGGAGFPTGMKWSFLAKPEGVPRYLVCNGDESEPGTFKDRFLMTHIPHALIEGMIVSSFALGANTSYIYVRGEMMPQIRILEKAIAEAKEAGYLGKNILGSDFDLELYVQPGGGAYICGEETALLESLEGKRGNPRIKPPFPAIAGLYNCPTVVNNVESIAATVPIINDGGEEYAKIGIGRSTGTKLISASGNINKPGVYEIELGVSVEDFIYSDEYCGGIANGKRLKAVVAGGSSVPILPANLILNLVNGDKRLMTYESLSDGGFATGTMLGSGGFIVMDEDQCVVRNTWNFSRFYNHESCGQCSPCREGTGWMTKILHKIETGKGSYSDIDLLVDVSKQIEGNTICPLGDAAAWPVASAVRHFRDEFEWHINEPRLSQERNYGLAHYADPLPPIEKAEA; encoded by the coding sequence ATGGGACGTAAGTTATTATTAGAACATATTAATGTACCGGGAATAAACACTTTTGCTGTTTATAAGGAAAAGGGTGGATACCGCGCGGTAGAAAAGGCTTTAAAAACAATGTCTCCGGACGATGTTGTAGAAGAAGTTAAGAAATCAGGGCTAAGAGGTCGTGGTGGCGCCGGATTTCCTACGGGAATGAAATGGAGTTTTTTGGCTAAACCAGAAGGGGTGCCTCGTTATTTGGTTTGTAATGGAGACGAATCAGAACCAGGTACATTTAAAGACAGATTCTTAATGACACACATTCCTCATGCACTAATCGAAGGAATGATTGTGTCGAGTTTTGCTTTAGGAGCTAATACGAGTTACATATACGTTCGTGGCGAAATGATGCCGCAAATTCGTATTCTGGAGAAAGCTATCGCAGAAGCGAAAGAGGCAGGATATTTAGGTAAAAATATATTAGGCTCAGATTTTGATCTGGAACTTTATGTGCAACCAGGTGGGGGCGCATATATCTGTGGAGAAGAAACTGCATTACTGGAATCTTTAGAGGGAAAAAGGGGCAATCCAAGAATTAAACCCCCATTTCCTGCTATAGCCGGATTATATAATTGTCCGACAGTAGTTAACAATGTCGAATCTATAGCAGCAACCGTTCCGATAATTAATGACGGGGGCGAGGAATATGCCAAAATTGGAATAGGAAGATCCACTGGGACAAAACTGATTTCAGCATCAGGAAATATCAATAAACCTGGAGTTTATGAAATCGAGTTAGGAGTTTCTGTTGAAGATTTTATTTATTCTGATGAGTATTGCGGAGGTATAGCCAACGGTAAACGACTAAAAGCAGTGGTTGCTGGTGGATCGTCTGTGCCTATCCTTCCTGCAAATCTGATTTTGAATCTGGTAAACGGAGATAAAAGATTAATGACTTATGAGTCCCTGTCTGATGGAGGATTCGCTACAGGCACAATGTTGGGTTCTGGAGGTTTCATTGTTATGGATGAAGATCAATGTGTTGTTCGGAATACCTGGAACTTTTCGAGATTCTATAATCATGAATCTTGCGGACAATGCTCCCCTTGCAGAGAGGGAACCGGCTGGATGACTAAAATCCTTCACAAAATTGAAACTGGGAAAGGTTCTTATTCTGATATAGACTTATTAGTAGACGTCTCTAAGCAAATAGAGGGAAATACAATTTGTCCTTTAGGAGATGCTGCAGCGTGGCCGGTAGCGAGTGCCGTACGCCATTTTAGAGATGAGTTTGAATGGCATATCAATGAGCCAAGACTTTCGCAGGAAAGAAATTACGGATTAGCTCATTATGCCGATCCACTTCCGCCAATAGAAAAAGCGGAAGCTTAA
- a CDS encoding translation initiation factor — protein MSDKKSKKFNSFEGIVFSTDPDYVYEEHRDNVETLPNNQQNLKVQLDKKQRGGKAVTLITNYVGTEDDLAYLGKMLKTKCGVGGSVKDGEILIQGDFRKKVIELLQKEGYKVKQVGG, from the coding sequence ATGAGCGATAAAAAATCTAAGAAATTCAACAGTTTTGAAGGAATAGTGTTTTCGACAGACCCGGATTATGTATATGAAGAGCATAGAGATAACGTAGAAACCTTGCCAAATAATCAACAAAATTTGAAAGTACAGTTAGATAAGAAACAAAGAGGAGGAAAAGCTGTTACGTTAATAACAAATTATGTTGGCACAGAAGATGATCTTGCATATTTAGGTAAGATGTTAAAAACTAAATGTGGTGTAGGAGGAAGTGTGAAAGATGGTGAAATTCTTATACAAGGGGATTTTAGAAAAAAAGTAATTGAATTGTTGCAAAAAGAAGGTTATAAAGTTAAGCAAGTAGGAGGATGA
- a CDS encoding tetratricopeptide repeat protein: MNITKKIAIAAIGFVSMGTVTIAQSLEDARNAVTAEQYQKAKSMFNNLVTTQANVGANYFYFGDLYLRLENADSAKVLFQKGIAADPGYSFNYIGLGTVDLFNKNETAAQANFDKATASMKKRDYKEYIYIGNAYTYERSLNLDKAFPWFEKAKANGSKDPELYVALGNAYKAQKKNSEAVAEYQRALTYNSNLPSVDVNIGEIWTAAYNFELAESTLNEVVAKNPNFGPAYRALAENSYRWASQFPAKRSELLPKAKEQYSKYLDLTDRSADSRYRYLIFLLNAGDFATLETEAKDFISKYSSKGDYKLAERFLGYAAIENGHNQEGISAMKNFISSVDKKRLIANDYLNLAKAYQSNKEDSLAIENYVKGYDLDTSNVEILGNIAKTYFASKKYGKAADYYQKLTRQPKASFTDWFYLGYSKYFYFAIELNNQKPRNEELIKKTLLEADSAFTYVAEKANNADAYLYVARVEYYLDEKDPEQKAVKAYDKFIELTLAKTTPLTDRDKTNLVEAYSYNGGYFAAKDKVKAKEYFDKALELDPNNAQIKEALRAIKG, translated from the coding sequence ATGAATATAACTAAGAAAATAGCAATAGCAGCAATAGGCTTTGTTTCCATGGGAACGGTGACAATAGCGCAGAGCTTAGAAGATGCAAGAAATGCTGTTACTGCAGAGCAGTATCAGAAAGCGAAATCCATGTTTAATAACTTAGTAACTACACAAGCTAATGTAGGAGCAAATTATTTTTACTTTGGAGATTTGTATCTTAGGTTAGAAAATGCAGACTCTGCAAAGGTATTATTTCAAAAAGGCATAGCGGCCGATCCAGGGTATAGCTTTAACTATATTGGATTAGGTACAGTAGACCTTTTTAATAAAAATGAAACTGCCGCCCAGGCTAATTTTGATAAGGCGACAGCTTCGATGAAAAAAAGAGATTACAAAGAATACATATATATAGGAAATGCTTATACATATGAGCGATCTTTAAATCTCGATAAAGCATTCCCATGGTTTGAAAAAGCAAAAGCAAACGGATCTAAAGATCCTGAACTTTATGTTGCTTTAGGAAATGCTTATAAAGCGCAAAAGAAAAATAGTGAAGCAGTTGCCGAATATCAAAGAGCTTTAACATACAACAGTAACTTACCTTCTGTAGATGTTAATATAGGCGAGATTTGGACAGCAGCTTATAACTTCGAGTTAGCTGAATCGACTTTAAACGAAGTTGTTGCTAAAAATCCGAATTTCGGTCCTGCTTACAGAGCTCTGGCTGAGAATTCTTATCGTTGGGCATCTCAGTTCCCGGCTAAAAGATCTGAATTACTCCCAAAAGCTAAGGAGCAGTACTCTAAATATCTGGATTTGACAGACCGTTCTGCAGATTCGAGATACAGATATTTGATTTTCTTATTAAATGCAGGAGACTTTGCTACGTTAGAAACAGAAGCTAAAGACTTTATTTCTAAATATTCTTCAAAAGGAGACTATAAATTAGCTGAACGTTTCTTAGGCTATGCCGCCATCGAAAACGGACATAATCAAGAGGGTATTTCAGCAATGAAGAATTTCATTTCTTCTGTAGACAAGAAACGTCTTATTGCCAACGATTATTTAAACTTGGCAAAAGCTTATCAGTCCAATAAAGAGGACTCTTTAGCAATAGAAAACTATGTTAAAGGATACGATTTGGATACTTCTAATGTAGAAATTTTAGGGAATATAGCTAAGACATATTTTGCTTCAAAGAAATACGGAAAAGCAGCTGATTATTATCAGAAATTGACTCGTCAGCCAAAAGCCTCTTTCACAGACTGGTTTTACTTAGGTTATTCTAAATATTTTTATTTTGCTATTGAGTTGAATAACCAAAAACCAAGAAATGAAGAGTTGATAAAGAAAACACTTTTAGAAGCAGATAGCGCATTTACTTATGTTGCAGAAAAGGCAAATAATGCCGATGCATATTTATATGTAGCAAGGGTAGAGTACTATTTGGATGAAAAGGATCCGGAACAAAAAGCTGTAAAAGCATACGATAAGTTTATTGAGTTGACTTTGGCTAAAACAACGCCATTGACAGATAGAGACAAAACAAACTTGGTGGAGGCCTATTCTTATAATGGTGGTTATTTTGCAGCAAAGGATAAAGTGAAAGCAAAAGAATATTTTGATAAAGCTTTAGAATTGGATCCAAATAACGCACAAATTAAAGAGGCTTTAAGAGCTATAAAAGGATAA
- a CDS encoding PstS family phosphate ABC transporter substrate-binding protein, producing the protein MNKYQFLVFFALVSALLSCNQKKERGENYTFGNAKIVSDESLFPIVDDEHLVFQTRYKKASIEMVYKPLKEALSLFLNDSIDVAVLPRQLTEEEKAVFAKKNVKVRTIKFAIDGIAVITSKSNPTEKITIDEIKAYLNGTTPDNAPVVVFDNAQSSTVEYLMENLNVKELNAKNIYALKTSEEVIRYVKDHPKAYGIISVSWIKRPTKDIEEAVNDIKCLAVKNKEGSYVEPTQSSLKTQKYPLTRDLYLIDCQGKAGLGTGFAAFLASDIGQRIILKSGIAPDSLPSRQIIIRK; encoded by the coding sequence ATGAATAAATATCAGTTTCTCGTTTTTTTCGCTTTGGTTTCAGCCTTACTTTCTTGTAATCAGAAAAAAGAGAGGGGAGAGAACTACACTTTCGGAAATGCTAAGATTGTTTCGGACGAATCTTTATTTCCTATAGTGGACGATGAGCATCTTGTTTTTCAGACAAGGTATAAGAAAGCAAGCATAGAAATGGTCTACAAGCCGTTGAAGGAAGCCCTTTCTTTGTTCCTGAATGATAGTATTGATGTTGCTGTCCTTCCAAGGCAATTAACAGAGGAGGAAAAAGCTGTTTTTGCAAAGAAGAATGTTAAGGTTCGTACCATTAAGTTTGCCATAGACGGTATAGCTGTTATTACATCCAAATCAAATCCAACCGAAAAAATAACCATAGATGAAATTAAAGCCTATTTGAATGGTACAACCCCCGACAATGCCCCCGTTGTAGTTTTTGATAATGCACAATCGAGCACTGTGGAATACTTAATGGAAAATCTGAACGTTAAGGAATTAAATGCTAAAAATATTTATGCCCTAAAAACCAGCGAAGAGGTGATTCGATATGTAAAAGATCATCCTAAAGCTTATGGCATAATTAGTGTTAGTTGGATTAAAAGACCGACTAAAGATATAGAAGAAGCTGTTAATGATATTAAGTGTCTGGCGGTAAAGAATAAGGAGGGAAGTTATGTTGAGCCAACACAATCATCGTTAAAAACACAGAAATATCCGTTGACAAGAGATTTATATTTGATTGACTGCCAGGGAAAGGCAGGATTGGGAACAGGTTTTGCGGCTTTTCTAGCTTCCGATATCGGTCAACGAATTATTCTCAAGTCTGGAATAGCTCCAGATTCACTTCCTTCGAGGCAAATTATTATAAGGAAGTAG